A window of Marmota flaviventris isolate mMarFla1 chromosome 20, mMarFla1.hap1, whole genome shotgun sequence contains these coding sequences:
- the Rpn1 gene encoding dolichyl-diphosphooligosaccharide--protein glycosyltransferase subunit 1, with product MEAPATCLLLLLWLGAWAPAPGGASPEAQPLVNEEVLRTVDLSSHLAKVTAELVLAHAGGSSSRVTSFVLALEPELEARLAHLGVQVKGEEEEENNLELRETKIKGKSGRFFLVKLPVALDPGAKISLVVETVYTHVLQPYPTQITQSEKQLVVFEGNHYFYSPYPTKTQTMRVKLASRNVESYTKLGSPTRSEDVLDYGPFQNVPAYSQDPFKVHYENNNPFLTITSMTRVIEVSHWGNIAVEENVDLKHTGAVLKGPFSRYDYQRQPDSGISSIRSFKTILPAAAQDVYYRDEIGNVSTSHLLILDDSVEMEIRPRFPLFGGWKTHYIVGYNLPSYEYLYNLGDQYALKMRFVDHVFDEQVIDSLTVKIILPEGAKNIQVDSPYEISRAPDELHYTYLDTFGRPVIVAHKKNLVEQHIQDLVVHYTFNKVLMLQEPLLVVAAFYVLFFTVIIYVRLDFSITKDPAAEARMKVACITEQVLSLVNKRLGLYRHFDETINRYKQSRDVSTLNSGKKGLETEHKALSSEIALLQSRLKTEGSDLCDRVSEMQKLDAQVKELVLKSAVEAERLVAGKLKKDTYIENEKLISGKRQELVTKIDHILDAL from the exons ATGGAGGCGCCCGCCACCTGCCTGCTTCTGCTCCTGTGGCTCGGGGCCTGGGCCCCAGCTCCGGGCGGCGCCTCCCCGGAGGCCCAGCCGCTGGTGAACGAGGAAGTGCTGCGCACGGTGGACCTGAGCAGCCACCTGGCCAAGGTGACGGCCGAGCTGGTCCTGGCGCACGCGGGCGGCTCCTCGTCGCGGGTCACCTCGTTCGTCCTGGCCCTGGAGCCGGAACTGGAGGCCCGGCTGGCGCACCTGGGCGTGCAG gtaaagggagaagaggaggaagagaacaaTCTAGAACTCCGGGAAACCAAAATTAAGGGCAAAAG cGGGAGATTCTTCCTGGTCAAGCTCCCCGTCGCCCTTGACCCCGGGGCCAAGATCTCCCTCGTCGTGGAGACCGTGTACACCCACGTGCTTCAGCCCTACCCGACACAGATCACCCAGTCGGAGAAGCAGCTGGTGGTGTTCGAGGGCAACCATTATTTCTACTCCCCCTACCCCACCAAGACCCAGACCATGCGCGTCAAGCTGGCCTCGCGCAACGTGGAGAGCTACACCAAGCTGGGCAGCCCCACACGCTCGGAGGACGTGCTGGACTACGGGCCTTTCCAGAATGTTCCTGCCTACAGTCAG GATCCTTTCAAAGTCCACTACGAGAACAACAACCCGTTCCTGACCATCACCAGCATGACCCGGGTCATCGAGGTCTCCCACTGGGGGAACATCGCCGTGGAGGAGAACGTGGACCTCAAGCACACGGGCGCCGTGCTGAAGGGGCCCTTCTCCCGCTACGACTACCAGAGGCAGCCCGACAGCGGCATATCCTCCATCCGCTCCTTTAAG ACCATCCTCCCCGCTGCCGCCCAGGACGTGTACTACCGGGATGAGATCGGCAACGTGTCCACCAGCCACCTCCTCATCCTGGACGACTCTGTGGAGATGGAGATCCGGCCTCGATTTCCCCTCTTCGGGGGATGGAAGACCCACTACATCGTCGGCTACAACCTCCCGAGCTACGAGTACCTCTACAACTTGG GTGACCAGTACGCTCTCAAGATGAGGTTCGTGGACCACGTGTTCGATGAGCAGGTGATCGACTCCCTGACGGTGAAGATCATCCTTCCCGAGGGCGCCAA GAACATCCAGGTGGACAGTCCCTATGAGATCAGCCGGGCCCCGGATGAGCTGCACTACACCTACCTGGACACCTTCGGCCGCCCCGTGATTGTCGCCCACAAGAAGAACCTGGTGGAACAGCACATCCAGGACCTCGTG GTGCACTACACCTTCAACAAGGTGCTGATGCTGCAGGAGCCCCTGCTGGTGGTGGCCGCCTTCTACGTCCTCTTCTTCACCGTCATCATCTACGTGCGCCTCGACTTCTCCATCACCAAG GACCCGGCTGCGGAGGCCAGGATGAAGGTAGCCTGCATCACGGAGCAGGTCCTGAGCCTGGTGAACAAGAGGCTGGGCCTCTACCGCCACTTCGACGAGACCATCAACAGGTACAAGCAGTCGCGCGACGTGTCCACGCTCAACAGCGGCAAGAAGGGCCTAGAGACGGagcacaaggccctgagcagcGAGATCGCCCTGCTGCAGTCCCGCCTGAAGACCGAGGGCTCCGACCTCTGCGACCGA GTGAGCGAGATGCAGAAGCTGGACGCGCAGGTCAAGGAGCTGGTCCTCAAGTCGGCCGTGGAGGCCGAGCGGCTGGTGGCCGGCAAGCTCAAGAAGGACACCTACATCGAGAACGAGAAGCTCATCTCAGGGAAGCGTCAGGAGCTGGTCACCAAGATCGACCACATCCTGGACGCCCTGTAG